From the genome of Candidatus Binatia bacterium:
AACACGAGCTTCAGCGCGTAGATCATCAACGCGATGATGATGAACGCGATCGCCGGCTGGTCCACGTAGGGCATGATGATCGGAGAGATGAAGCCCACGAGCCACTGGTCGATCTTCGCCTTGCTGAGCACGGCCGGGATGCTGAGCGTCGCGCCGAGATAAATCAACATCTCCCAGTCGATGCCTTTTTTCACCATCCCCCAGCCGAGCACGCCCGTGTTGATCAGAACGCAGAGGCCGATCAGCGAAATCCAGGCGCTGTCGATTCGATGATAGGAAAACGTGAGCCAGCCGCCTACCATGAAAACGAGCATCGCCAGCGTGATCCATTCCTGCCGCGACACGGGCCCCAAGATATCGAGCTGGTTCTCGACCATCTTGTATGAGATTTGCGATTGGCTCTCCGGCCGATAGAGGAAGATGATGGCGACGAGCACGATGGCGATGACGACGAGCGTCGGCGGCAAAGCGGCGAGGAACCAATAGCCCCACGTGAACTGCGCCCGGACGTCCTTCGGCAGAAGCCCCCAGGCGAGGAGATTGGAAGTCGAGCCGGTCAAATAAAGAAAGCCCAACTGTCCCAGCCCCAGAAACGTCGCGACAAAAAGGCCGGTCGATGCTTTCGACGGAGTCTTGTAGCCGAGACTCTCGGAGAGGTTCAGGAGCATTTGACTGCTGATGGCGGTGCGCGCGGTCTGCTGCGGGATCAGCGCCGTGATGACCACTCCCATAAGACCCAGCGCGGTGATCTGCCAATAATAAGTCAACGGGAAGAACCGGACCAATTGCAGCGAGATGCGGTAAAACAATCCGGACGTGGTGATCGCCGCGCCCAGACCCAAGACTCCCAGAGTCATGAACCAGGTCGTGCTGGCAAAGCCGCTTAAGATTTCCTCCGCCGAGCCCAATCCCGTGAGAATCAGGGCCAGGACAAAAATCAGCGCGACGCCGTAATCGGGAAAGACCCAGAACGCCCAATAGATGAGCGTCAAGCAGAGCAGGCCGAAGATCTTGGTCGCTTCCGGCTCCAGGCCGATTTCCGGTTGCGCGAACCAGAGATAGGCCCACACGGCGAGGCCGAGGACCCCGCCGACGCACCTTCCGAACGACGCTCGTTTACACATGCCGCGCAGAGAAGCGGCGAGCTTCTCCCACAAAGAACCGTCGGCGGCGGGTTTCGGCGCGGCCGTCGCCTGCCGCGATCTCTGTTGCTCCCAGTAAGCTTCGCTCACGTCGCCCGCCAGGGTCGCGGACTGTTTGTCGAGCAGGCTCAGCGCGGTGCGCAGGCAATTGAGCGCCTGCGGATAGTCCTTTTTTTCCACCAAGGCGTTGGCCATGTTCTGGTAACGCGCCGCCGCCTCCGCGCCGAGGTCCCCGCCGCGCTGCGAAATGACTTCCTTGTAAGTGCGGATCGCGCCGCCGAAGTCGCCCAGGTGCGCGAGCGTGTCCGCCTTGATATGGACCAGGCGCAGGTCGGCATAAAATGAATCCGGCGGGATCTTTTCCAGGGCATGTTTAAGCAGCGGCGCCGATCCGTCGAGCAATTCCTGTCGATGGGCGGCGATCAGGTTCGCCACTGCGGACCACTCTTCGGCTTCGGTGCGGTGATGAATGGCCTGGAGCCAATCCTTGAGCGCTTCGTAGCGGCCGGCGAGCTCGGAGTGGAGCCGCCGCTTGGCTTCAATCCCCTCCAGGGCGATCAGTTTCTCGATCAGGAGGTCGCGGAAGTAGCCGTGCAGCTCGGAATTTCCCCCGTCGAGAGAGCGGATCAGCGGCGACTGGCTCCACACCAGTTGGGAAAAATAAGTTTTTGCGCCATCGGTCTGCATCACGAAATCCACCGTCTCGGGATCGATCCTCGTGAGCAGGGCGGCGCGGCGAAAGAAGCTCTGCGACTGAACCGGACGCGAGCCATAGAATTCCTCGGCCAGGGAATTGAAGGCGTCGCGGCCCGTCGAATATTGATGCTCGGCGTGGGCGAGCCGTTTGCTGAGGAGTGCGCAGAAGTGAAGCAGCCAGATCGGGTGCTTCTCGATCAGCTCGTCCCACGCTTCGCGGCTGAGCCGCCAGAGCGTGGTTTCCCTGACGGTGACGATCGTGGCCGAGCGCGGCTCGCCGGAGAGGAGCGCCATCTCGCCGAACCAGTCCTGAGGTCCGAGGACCGCGATCGTCTCCGATCTTCCGCCGCCGCTCTGCAGCACGACCTCTACGGTCCCTGCGTGGATGAAGTAAAAAGCGTCGCCCTTGTCGCCTTGAGAGAAAATCGTCGCGCCGGCGGGATAGCTTTTCTCTTCCAGCTTGCCCAGGACTTTGGCCACGTCCTCGCGCGACAACGCGGAGAACAGCGGGATTTTTCTGATCGCGTCTGCCAGCTCGGCCATGGGTGAAAGCTACCGAATCACCTTGTCGGCTTTTTTGAGGGTTTCCGGCGCGATCGCGAGGCCGATCGCGTTGGCCATCCTCAGATTGACCAACAGATCGTACTTGGCGGCGCGTTCCGCCGGTAGAGTCTTGGGATTTTGTCCGCGGAAAATTTTGTCCACGAGCCCGGCCGCTTGCCGGCCCATCTGTTGGTAGTTGGCTCCGTAGCTCAACATCGCCCCTTTGACGGCCCAGTCGGCGCCCTCGAAGATCGTCGGCAGCGCCTTTTGCCGCGCCATGTCGAAAATGAGGTCCGCCTGGCTTTCGACCAGGTCGTCCGAAACCTCGAAGATCGCGTCGCCGTCCTGTTTCTGTAGCCCATTGAGACCCGTCTTCAACTCGTCCGGCGTCTTGATCGAATGGTCGGCCACATCGAGCCCCACTTTCGCCGCCAGGTTTTTCGCCAGCGCGAAGTTTTCTTTGGCGAACGGGTTGTTCGAGTCGTAA
Proteins encoded in this window:
- a CDS encoding SLC13 family permease, translating into MAELADAIRKIPLFSALSREDVAKVLGKLEEKSYPAGATIFSQGDKGDAFYFIHAGTVEVVLQSGGGRSETIAVLGPQDWFGEMALLSGEPRSATIVTVRETTLWRLSREAWDELIEKHPIWLLHFCALLSKRLAHAEHQYSTGRDAFNSLAEEFYGSRPVQSQSFFRRAALLTRIDPETVDFVMQTDGAKTYFSQLVWSQSPLIRSLDGGNSELHGYFRDLLIEKLIALEGIEAKRRLHSELAGRYEALKDWLQAIHHRTEAEEWSAVANLIAAHRQELLDGSAPLLKHALEKIPPDSFYADLRLVHIKADTLAHLGDFGGAIRTYKEVISQRGGDLGAEAAARYQNMANALVEKKDYPQALNCLRTALSLLDKQSATLAGDVSEAYWEQQRSRQATAAPKPAADGSLWEKLAASLRGMCKRASFGRCVGGVLGLAVWAYLWFAQPEIGLEPEATKIFGLLCLTLIYWAFWVFPDYGVALIFVLALILTGLGSAEEILSGFASTTWFMTLGVLGLGAAITTSGLFYRISLQLVRFFPLTYYWQITALGLMGVVITALIPQQTARTAISSQMLLNLSESLGYKTPSKASTGLFVATFLGLGQLGFLYLTGSTSNLLAWGLLPKDVRAQFTWGYWFLAALPPTLVVIAIVLVAIIFLYRPESQSQISYKMVENQLDILGPVSRQEWITLAMLVFMVGGWLTFSYHRIDSAWISLIGLCVLINTGVLGWGMVKKGIDWEMLIYLGATLSIPAVLSKAKIDQWLVGFISPIIMPYVDQPAIAFIIIALMIYALKLVFTSGLAVITLSIVLIPLAVEMQISPWIIVMLILVATEVWFFPFQVDWHTLANSTTDGKGFSYAFMSRINPIYALAYLLAIIAAIPYWRYLGLIG